In Gossypium arboreum isolate Shixiya-1 chromosome 5, ASM2569848v2, whole genome shotgun sequence, a single genomic region encodes these proteins:
- the LOC108486405 gene encoding ornithine transcarbamylase, chloroplastic, which produces MAAISGHCTFRSHQFPLSFTVPVASSSSFYGEAIRSSSISFASPPSVHRSLISCQASSAASPPSSSVNGTAKGGMKDFLHISDFDKATIMKILDRAAEVKAHLKSGDRSLAPFKGKTMAMIFAKPSMRTRVSFESGFFLLGGHAIYLGPDDIQMGKREETRDVARVLSRYNDIIMARVFGHQDILDLAKFSSVPVINGLTDYNHPCQIMADALTIIEHIGRLEGTKVVYVGDGNNIVHSWLLLASVVPFHFVCACPKGFEPDKETVEKAQKTGISKIEITNDPKEAVKDADVVYSDVWASMGQKEEAAHRRQVFQGFQVDEALMKIAGPKAYFMHCLPAERGVEVTDGVIEAPNSIVFPQAENRMHAQNAIMLHALGL; this is translated from the exons ATGGCGGCGATTTCTGGCCACTGCACATTCCGGTCACACCAATTCCCTCTCTCTTTCACCGTCCCCGTCGCCTCCTCTTCCTCTTTCTACGGGGAAGCTATCCGATCTTCCAGCATTTCCTTCGCTTCTCCTCCGTCTGTCCACCGATCCCTTATATCTTGTCAGGCCTCCTCCGCCGCGTCACCACCTTCTTCCTCCGTCAACGGGACag CAAAAGGGGGGATGAAGGATTTTTTGCATATTAGCGACTTTGATAAAGCCACCATAATGAAGATATTAGACAGGGCCGCAGAGGTCAAGGCACACCTAAAATCAGGAGATAGGTCCTTAGCTCCATTTAAGGGGAAGACTATGGCTATGATTTTTGCAAAGCCATCAATGAGGACACGGGTTTCATTTGAGAGTGGGTTTTTCTTACTCGGAGGTCATGCTATATATTTGGGACCAGATGATATCCAGATGGGTAAACGAGAGGAAACTCGTGATGTTGCTCGTGTTTTATCTCGATATAATGACATTATCATGGCACGTGTTTTTGGTCATCAG GACATTcttgatttggctaaattttccAGTGTACCTGTCATTAATGGCTTGACAGATTACAACCACCCTTGTCAAATAATGGCAGATGCACTCACTATTATTGAACATATCGGTCGGTTGGAAGGAACGAAG GTTGTCTATGTTGGGGATGGAAACAACATTGTTCACTCTTGGTTGTTGCTGGCTTCTGTTGTTCCTTTCCACTTTGTCTGTGCCTGCCCTAAAGGTTTTGAGCCTGATAAGGAGACTGTTGAGAAGGCACAAAAAACTGGGATCAGCAAGATCGAGATCACAAATGATCCAAAGGAAGCTGTTAAAGATGCTGATGTTGTGTATTCAGATGTCTGGGCTAGTATGGGGCAGAAGGAAGAAGCTGCCCATCGTCGCCAAGTGTTTCAAGGATTTCAG GTTGATGAAGCTCTTATGAAGATAGCAGGCCCAAAAGCTTATTTCATGCACTGTTTGCCTGCTGAAAGAGGAGTAGAAGTGACTGACGGTGTTATAGAGGCTCCAAATTCCATCGTCTTTCCACAGGCAGAAAATCGTATGCATGCACAGAATGCTATAATGCTTCATGCTCTTGGGTTATAA
- the LOC108486406 gene encoding uncharacterized protein LOC108486406 gives MGAETLLKNGEARVQLDPKVPVILGLQPASLIDHVARVDRSLLDQIPGERGGSIPVAMEELEHILSELKRHVLASADDSSPMKTMAGGSVANTIRGLSSGFGVNCGMIGAYGDDEQGQLFACNMNTSGVNVSRLRKKKGPTAQCVCLVDAFGNRTMRPCLATAVKVQGDELTKGDFSGSKWLVMRFGAFNLEVIQAAIRIAKQQGVFVSLDLASFEMVRNFRVPLQQLLESGDIDLCFANEDEATELLRGEGNAHPEAAVEYLSKYCRWAVVTLGSNGCIAKHGEEIVQVPAIGEAKAVDATGAGDLFASGFLYGLVKGLSLEECCKVGSCSGGSVIRSLGGEVTPENWQWMYKQMQRKGLSLPDIRN, from the exons ATGGGAGCAGAAACATTGTTAAAGAATGGGGAGGCTAGGGTTCAGCTTGACCCTAAGGTTCCTGTCATACTGGGACTCCAACCAGCTTCCCTCATCGATCACGTGGCTCGTGTCGATCGGTCCTTGCTCGATCAAATTCCCGGTGAACGTGGTGGCTCTATTCCg GTGGCGATGGAGGAGCTTGAGCATATATTAAGCGAGTTGAAAAGGCACGTCCTTGCTTCAGCTGATGATTCATCTCCTATGAAAACTATGGCTGGGGGAAGTGTTGCAAATACTATTCGAGGGCTTAGCTCAGGCTTTGGGGTTAACTGTGGTATGATTGGGGCCTATGGGGATGATGAACAAGGTCAATTGTTTGCATGTAACATGAACACTAGTGGGGTTAATGTTTCAAGGTTGAGAAAGAAGAAAGGGCCTACAGCTCAG TGTGTATGCCTAGTTGATGCATTTGGCAATCGTACAATGCGACCTTGCCTAGCAACAGCTGTAAAAGTTCAG GGGGATGAACTGACCAAAGGGGATTTTAGTGGTTCCAAG TGGCTGGTGATGAGATTTGGGGCATTCAATTTGGAAGTTATTCAAGCAGCTATAAGAATTGCCAAACAACAGGGTGTCTTTGTTTCGTTGGATTTGGCAAGTTTTGAG ATGGTGCGGAATTTTAGAGTACCTCTTCAACAGTTACTGGAGTCAGGGGATATTGATCTCTGCTTTGCCAATGAGGATGAGGCAACAGAATTGCTAAG GGGTGAAGGGAATGCACATCCCGAAGCTGCAGTTGAATATCTGTCCAAATATTGCAGGTGGGCTGTGGTTACATTAGGGTCCAATGGATGCATTGCGAAACATGGGGAAGAG ATTGTCCAAGTTCCGGCAATAGGGGAGGCAAAAGCAGTTGATGCCACAGGAGCTGGAGACCTATTCGCTAGCGGTTTCTTATATGGATTGGTGAAGGGATTATCTCTTGAGGAATGTTGCAAAGTGGGGTCATGTAGTGGTGGATCAGTTATACGTTCACTTGGGGGTGAGGTAACCCCTGAGAATTGGCAATGGATGTACAAGCAGATGCAGAGGAAGGGCCTCTCACTTCCTGATATTCGGAACTGA